In Malania oleifera isolate guangnan ecotype guangnan chromosome 8, ASM2987363v1, whole genome shotgun sequence, a single window of DNA contains:
- the LOC131161855 gene encoding cyclin-D5-1-like produces MEDSPSSVSHSSLLCPESGSCLDEEVEKDTFVNNNLKDYTFPDTEDQYIEMLLAREINFGVKRGESSCSLMMGDWFKSARLEAIEWVLKTRAVFRFRFQTAYLSMAYFDRFLLKRAIDSEKTWAIRLLSVACLSLAAKMEECRVPALSEFQLEDYRFESKVIRRMELLVLNTLEWRMGVVTPFAFVHYFISKFCKEAPPSNAVSKALELILAMMKDANLMDHRPSTVAAAAALMALEQGLTRSELEFKINSIASCRCIEIEDVFSCYSLMQKLETEKLKTTQVMVSPDRTPIHLSQTNAFDNSSVTSAISAKRRRLAFNDCDKNYGLSDEK; encoded by the exons ATGGAGGATTCCCCTTCTTCAGTTTCGCACTCCAGCCTCCTCTGTCCAGAGAGCGGGTCTTGCCTGGATGAAGAGGTAGAGAAAGATACCTTCGTTAATAATAACCTCAAAGATTACACTTTTCCCGATACAGAAGATCAGTACATAGAAATGTTGCTTGCTAGAGAGATCAATTTTGGGGTCAAAAGGGGCGAGTCTTCTTGTTCTTTGATGATGGGAGACTGGTTTAAAAGCGCTCGCCTGGAAGCAATCGAATGGGTTCTTAAA ACTAGAGCTGTCTTCCGATTTCGTTTCCAAACAGCTTATTTGTCCATGGCATACTTCGATCGATTCCTTTTGAAGCGAGCCATAGAT AGCGAAAAGACATGGGCGATTCGATTGCTATCAGTGGCTTGTCTTTCGCTGGCGGCGAAGATGGAGGAGTGCAGAGTTCCTGCACTATCAGAGTTTCAGTTGGAGGATTACAGATTTGAAAGCAAGGTGATTCGGAGGATGGAGCTTTTGGTTTTGAACACATTGGAATGGAGGATGGGTGTAGTCACTCCTTTTGCTTTTGTTCATTACTTCATCTCAAAGTTCTGCAAAGAAGCTCCACCAAGCAATGCTGTGTCCAAGGCACTTGAACTTATCTTGGCTATGATGAAAG ACGCGAATTTAATGGATCATCGGCCGTCCACTGTAGCAGCTGCCGCGGCCTTGATGGCATTAGAGCAGGGATTAACAAgaagtgaattggaatttaagaTTAATTCCATTGCCTCCTGCAGATGTATTGAAATT GAGGATGTGTTTTCATGCTACAGTCTAATGCAGAAACTAGAGACGGAAAAACTTAAAACAACCCAGGTCATGGTATCCCCGGATCGGACGCCAATCCATTTAAGCCAGACTAATGCTTTTGATAATTCTTCAGTTACATCTGCCATTAGTGCCAAAAGGAGGAGACTTGCATTCAATGATTGTGATAAAAATTATGGCTTATCTGATGAGAAGTGA